From Erigeron canadensis isolate Cc75 chromosome 8, C_canadensis_v1, whole genome shotgun sequence, one genomic window encodes:
- the LOC122579468 gene encoding ultraviolet-B receptor UVR8-like, with translation MMAEQEAGSLKKKKKIIAIAAGEAHTLALTSDGQVYTWGRGTFGRLGNASDLDQLFPLNINFTDQNDSVKITGISAGAYHSLALADDGSLWSWGYNAYGQLGFDGDNSSVPCLVKLPKAGNETERKVSLVKSGGMMSLAVDDIGSLWMWGNCSVQGNSSESEFILDPTPTPMSVDFYGHTVVKVACGSEHIAALVNGEGGDLVCYTFGNNNHGQLGLGDTNMRPNPQMVDKFNARSLWKAYEVACGAFHTCVLTYKRTQSVPLESLCWTFGRGNNGQLGQGTTKNSLYPEIVDKLPENVLLVSVACGLFHTSVVSSSGNVWSWGMENGLGLCPEATFTEGDGGDALSPRLINDVSGPRFSEPVQVACGAAHTVILADGGYKLWSWGRGRSGVLGNGQEADFFSPKAVLWPPPNVEGPETVANNPVVEKDPEEATEIEKKLSVMMDEMNLLHSKLRIMERYASILHGSIFGKPFEEDKDIPLSLQNSGTFDITKEWENMLESCDRGKLIRLQMFYRNMLAGVEDKMMKQRIKEMLKEYLGSSTSTNH, from the exons ATGATGGCAGAACAAGAAGCGGGGagcttgaagaagaagaagaaaataatcGCAATTGCAGCAGGAGAAGCTCACACTCTCGCACTTACCA GTGATGGACAGGTATATACATGGGGTAGAGGTACCTTCGGCCGTCTGGGCAATGCTTCTGACCTCGATCAGCTCTTTCCACTTAATATTAATTTCACGGATCAGAATGATAGCGTCAAGATTACTGGAATTTCTGCCGGCGCTTATCACTCTCTAGCTCTTGCTG ATGATGGTTCACTTTGGAGCTGGGGCTATAACGCTT ATGGTCAACTAGGTTTTGATGGAGATAATTCTTCTGTTCCCTGTTTGGTGAAGTTGCCAAAGGCAGGGAATGAAACAGAACGTAAG GTTTCTTTAGTGAAATCTGGAGGTATGATGTCACTAGCAGTAGATGATATTGGGTCCCTCTGGATGTGGGGCAACTGCTCTGTACAAGGAAACTCAAGTGAATCAGAATTTATACTTGACCCGACACCTACTCCTATGTCTGTTGATTTCTATGGGCACACTGTGGTTAAGGTAGCATGTGGAAGTGAGCACATTGCAGCTTTAGTCAATGGTGAAGGTGGTGATCTCGTATGCTATacatttggtaacaacaatcaTGGCCAGTTAGGCCTTGGAGATACAAATATGAGGCCAAACCCTCAAATGGTTGACAAATTCAACGCAAGATCTCTATGGAAAGCTTATGAAGTAGCTTGCGGAGCCTTCCATACTTGTGTACTTACTTATAAAAGGACACAGAGTGTTCCACTAGAAAGTTTATGTTGGACTTTTGGCCGTGGTAATAACGGACAATTAGGTCAGGGAACCACAAAAAACTCATTGTACCCAGAAATTGTTGATAAGTTGCCCGAAAACGTGCTCTTAGTTTCTGTAGCATGTGGTTTGTTTCACACAAGTGTAGTTTCATCATCTGGGAATGTTTGGTCTTGGGGAATGGAAAACGGGTTGGGCCTATGTCCTGAAGCTACTTTTACGGAAGGTGATGGTGGAGATGCACTTTCTCCCCGGTTAATCAATGACGTATCTGGGCCAAGATTTTCAGAACCTGTTCAGGTAGCTTGTGGTGCTGCTCATACTGTTATTCTTGCAGATGGTGGATACAAGCTTTGGTCTTGGGGAAGAGGAAGAAGTGGTGTCCTCGGAAATGGTCAAGAGGCTGATTTTTTCTCCCCAAAGGCCGTGTTGTGGCCTCCACCAAATGTCGAGGGTCCAGAAACTGTTGCCAACAACCCCGTTGTGGAAAAGGATCCTGAAGAAGCAACCGAGATTGAGAAGAAATTATCAGTTATGATGGATGAAATGAATCTTCTGCACTCTAAGCTTCGTATAATGGAGCGTTACGCCAGCATTCTTCATGGTTCTATCTTTGGAAAGCCATTTGAAGAAGATAAAGATATACCACTCTCGTTACAGAACTCGGGTACATTTGATATTACCAAAGAGTGGGAGAATATGCTGGAATCATGTGATCGTGGTAAACTCATACGTTTGCAGATGTTTTATCGTAACATGCTTGCAGGTGTTGAAGATAAGATGATGAAACAAAGGATTAAGGAGATGCTTAAAGAGTATCTTGGATCATCAACGAGTACCAATCACTAA
- the LOC122580538 gene encoding mitogen-activated protein kinase kinase kinase 1-like — MDPSYPSTSTPPSPPPPPPPPPLDYNQYPPEPLTERALRALEHRLRLVHRSNSDFFILGATGNVYTVNLSPTPSCTCPDRTTPCKHILFVYIRVLSVSLDDPCIWRRTLQPCQLTRLLMSPISLDTLVGVTIRQRFQEMYVQRATTHPDGKAPPVQAEEGSTCPVCLDEMGSSSEARKLVACATCKNPIHEECLLAWKRSSRRRSTSCVICRSRWRDRAELERYINLSAYLSHDEENNNTVNLHDQDGEDYCDDALVN, encoded by the coding sequence atggACCCTTCTTATCCCTCAACATCcacaccaccatcaccgccgccgccgccgccaccaccaccactagaCTACAACCAATACCCACCTGAACCTCTAACCGAACGAGCCCTTCGTGCACTTGAACACCGTCTACGTCTCGTTCATCGTTCCAATTCCGACTTCTTCATCTTGGGTGCTACAGGAAATGTATATACCGTCAACCTCTCCCCTACTCCGTCATGCACATGCCCCGACCGTACCACCCCATGCAAACATATTCTCTTTGTTTATATACGTGTTCTTTCCGTCTCATTAGACGATCCTTGTATTTGGCGCCGTACTCTCCAACCGTGTCAACTTACACGTCTACTAATGTCTCCAATCTCACTTGATACACTTGTTGGTGTCACGATACGACAACGTTTTCAAGAAATGTATGTTCAACGTGCTACTACACACCCAGATGGAAAGGCGCCTCCAGTACAGGCTGAAGAAGGGTCCACGTGTCCGGTTTGTTTGGATGAGATGGGATCATCATCAGAGGCTCGGAAACTGGTGGCTTGTGCAACGTGTAAAAACCCGATACATGAAGAGTGTTTATTAGCATGGAAAAGAAGTAGTAGAAGAAGATCGACGAGTTGTGTGATATGTAGATCAAGGTGGAGAGATCGAGCCGAATTGGAGAGGTATATTAATCTCTCGGCATATCTTAGCCATgatgaagaaaataataatactgTCAATCTTCATGATCAAGATGGTGAAGATTATTGTGATGATGCTTTAGTTAACTAA